The Oncorhynchus nerka isolate Pitt River linkage group LG12, Oner_Uvic_2.0, whole genome shotgun sequence genome includes a region encoding these proteins:
- the LOC135574416 gene encoding protein diaphanous homolog 1-like codes for MVGNVLTFEIGGSGKAKKFISAPKTFATHSWLSVLRCTVLISTISATVKLTANEREAESVFPSSLSLCLSFPLIPPLPSLSPSSLFFSRDRSLPPLSFYLGARSLPPLSFYLGARSLPPLSFYLGARSLPPLSFYLGARSLPPLSFYLGDRSLPPLSFSLGARSLPPLSFSLGARSLPPLSFSLGARSLPPLSFYLGARSLPPLSFYLGARSLPPLSFYLGARSLPPLSFYLGARSLPPLSFSLGARSLPPLSFYLGARSLPPLSFYLGARSLPPLSFYLGARSLPPLSFYLGARSLPPLSFYLGARSLPPLYFYLGARSLPPLSFYLGARSLPPLSFYLGARSLPPLSFYLGV; via the exons ATGGTTGGCAATGTTTTGACTTTCGAGATCGGAGGGTCAGGAAAAGCCAAAAAGTTCATCTCAGCACCAAAAACATTTGCGACACACTCTTGGCTGTCTGTGTTGAGGTGCA CTGTTCTCATCTCTACTATCTCTGCTACGGTGAAGCTCACAgccaacgagagagaggcagagagtgttttcccctcttctctttccctctgtctgtcctttcctctaatcccccccctccccagtctctctccctcctctctatttttctctcgtgacaggtctctccctcctctctctttttatcttgGTGCcaggtctctccctcctctctctttttatcttgGTGCcaggtctctccctcctctctctttttatcttgGTGCcaggtctctccctcctctctctttttatcttgGTGCcaggtctctccctcctctctctttttatcttgGTGAcaggtctctccctcctctctctttttctctaggTGCcaggtctctccctcctctctctttttctctaggTGCcaggtctctccctcctctctctttttctctaggTGCcaggtctctccctcctctctctttttatctcggTGCcaggtctctccctcctctctctttttatcttgGTGCcaggtctctccctcctctctctttttatcttgGTGCcaggtctctccctcctctctctttttatcttgGTGCcaggtctctccctcctctctctttttctctaggTGCcaggtctctccctcctctctctttttatcttgGTGCcaggtctctccctcctctctctttttatcttgGTGCcaggtctctccctcctctctctttttatctcggTGCcaggtctctccctcctctctctttttatcttgGTGCcaggtctctccctcctctctctttttatcttgGTGCcaggtctctccctcctctctattttTATCTCG gTGCcaggtctctccctcctctctctttttatcttg gTGCcaggtctctccctcctctctctttttatctcggTGCcaggtctctccctcctctctctttttatcttgGAGTCTAA